From a single Sinorhizobium sp. RAC02 genomic region:
- a CDS encoding (2Fe-2S)-binding protein: MKRIVELTINGEARDMAVETCCSLLDALRDDVGLTGTKKGCDVGDCGACTVLVDGEPVNACLMLAVEAEGRSVETVEGLQPSVDTLHPLQDAFMQHGASQCGFCTPGILMMAKKLLADNPRPTDEDIRFGLSGNICRCTGYTKIFDAIKSAAREMEAARS, translated from the coding sequence ATGAAACGGATCGTCGAACTCACCATTAATGGCGAGGCGCGCGACATGGCGGTGGAGACCTGCTGCTCGCTGCTCGACGCGCTGCGCGACGATGTCGGCCTTACCGGCACCAAGAAGGGGTGCGACGTCGGCGATTGCGGGGCCTGCACCGTGCTGGTCGATGGCGAGCCGGTCAATGCCTGCCTGATGCTCGCCGTCGAGGCTGAAGGCCGCTCGGTCGAGACCGTCGAGGGGCTCCAGCCCAGCGTCGATACGCTGCATCCGTTGCAGGATGCCTTCATGCAGCACGGTGCCTCGCAATGCGGCTTCTGCACGCCGGGCATCCTGATGATGGCCAAGAAGCTGCTTGCCGACAATCCGCGCCCGACCGATGAAGACATTCGCTTCGGCCTCAGCGGCAACATCTGCCGCTGCACCGGCTACACCAAGATTTTCGACGCGATCAAATCCGCCGCGCGTGAGATGGAGGCTGCAAGATCATGA
- a CDS encoding xanthine dehydrogenase family protein molybdopterin-binding subunit → MNINTPIEEREFKIVGKSVRRDDVLEKVTGEAEYTGDVKLAGMLYGKTKRATVAHARIKSIDVSKALAYPGVKAVLTHENVPRVLHYGSPHPRSASCTKDQYILDDKVRFWGEGVAVVAAISEEIADEALDLIDVEYEALPAVFEPEDAAQPGAPLIHEVGPGGNLVLDPVRVNRGNVEAGFAEADFVLEGTFSGGRPHPAYMEPNVCIADWDGSNKLTFWTSTQSSFMVRGILAEVLGLPLTKVRVLVDHMGGGFGAKQDCFQHEFLCALLAKETRRPVKMEFTRHETFIAGRARHPCKIWLKQGFKNDGTLVARDMKLVYDSGAYGSHGPGVTIVGTTAATSLYRCENVRLEGRCVYTNTPINGAFRGYGVVQSYYALDIQMDEAAERLGMDPAELKLKNVVREGDIAPSGHPILGHGLEICLQHGIDVLDWKKLRNRDRTPDPKQPHIRTGWGVGCEMHGSSAYPGIKEQGNATVKVNEDGTVTLLTGAAGLGTGAHTALAQIVAEELGVRFEDVGTIHGDTDVVPWDIGAFASHTTYLVGTAAKMAATKVRTSVLERAAMKVQVKADELDLSEGKIFVKAEPGRFMTVAEAMGPSRGIPAANIVANGTYEPTKSYSFAAHFTEVHVDTETGIVEVKRVIPVHDIGRVIHPIAAQGQIEGGIQQGIGHTLTEDYVIDKKTGRSLNAGLVDYKMPLSMDMPDIETIILEAAPDPGGPWGAKGVGEDPIIAIGPAIANAIHDAIGVRFHHYPITPEDILKALREKGA, encoded by the coding sequence ATGAACATCAACACCCCTATCGAAGAGCGCGAATTCAAGATCGTCGGCAAGAGCGTGCGCCGCGACGACGTGCTGGAAAAGGTGACGGGCGAGGCCGAATATACCGGTGACGTCAAGCTTGCCGGCATGCTGTACGGCAAGACCAAGCGCGCGACCGTCGCCCATGCGCGTATCAAGAGCATCGATGTCAGCAAGGCGCTCGCCTATCCGGGCGTCAAGGCGGTGCTGACGCACGAAAATGTGCCGCGCGTGCTGCATTACGGCTCGCCGCATCCGCGCTCGGCTTCCTGCACCAAGGACCAGTATATCCTTGACGACAAGGTGCGATTCTGGGGAGAGGGCGTCGCCGTCGTTGCTGCCATCAGCGAGGAGATCGCCGACGAGGCGCTCGACCTGATCGACGTCGAATACGAAGCCTTGCCGGCCGTCTTCGAGCCGGAAGACGCGGCTCAGCCGGGTGCCCCGCTGATCCACGAAGTCGGGCCGGGCGGCAACCTGGTGCTCGATCCGGTACGCGTCAATCGCGGGAACGTCGAGGCCGGTTTTGCCGAGGCGGATTTCGTGCTTGAAGGCACGTTTTCCGGCGGTCGTCCGCATCCTGCCTATATGGAGCCGAATGTCTGTATCGCGGACTGGGACGGCTCGAACAAGCTGACCTTCTGGACCTCCACACAGTCCTCCTTCATGGTGCGCGGCATCCTTGCCGAAGTGCTCGGCCTGCCGCTCACCAAGGTGCGCGTGCTCGTCGACCATATGGGCGGCGGCTTCGGTGCCAAGCAGGACTGTTTCCAGCACGAATTCCTGTGTGCGCTGCTTGCGAAAGAGACGCGTCGTCCGGTGAAGATGGAATTCACCCGTCACGAGACCTTCATTGCGGGCCGTGCGCGCCACCCCTGCAAGATCTGGCTGAAGCAAGGCTTCAAGAACGACGGCACCCTCGTCGCCCGTGACATGAAGCTGGTCTACGATTCGGGCGCCTACGGCTCGCACGGCCCGGGCGTGACGATCGTCGGCACCACCGCCGCCACCTCGCTCTATCGCTGCGAGAACGTGCGGCTGGAAGGGCGCTGCGTCTACACCAATACGCCGATCAACGGTGCTTTCCGCGGCTATGGCGTGGTGCAGAGCTATTATGCGCTCGACATCCAGATGGACGAGGCGGCCGAACGGCTGGGCATGGACCCGGCGGAGCTGAAGCTGAAGAACGTCGTGCGGGAAGGCGACATCGCGCCGTCAGGTCATCCGATCCTCGGCCACGGGCTGGAAATCTGCCTTCAGCACGGCATCGACGTGCTCGACTGGAAGAAGCTGCGCAACCGCGACCGCACGCCGGATCCCAAGCAGCCGCACATCCGCACCGGCTGGGGCGTCGGTTGTGAAATGCACGGTTCTTCCGCCTATCCCGGCATCAAGGAACAGGGCAACGCCACCGTGAAGGTCAATGAGGACGGCACGGTGACGCTGCTGACGGGGGCGGCCGGCCTCGGCACCGGCGCGCACACTGCGCTGGCACAGATCGTTGCCGAAGAACTCGGCGTGCGCTTCGAGGATGTCGGCACGATCCATGGCGATACGGACGTGGTGCCATGGGATATCGGCGCCTTTGCCAGCCACACGACCTATCTCGTCGGCACCGCCGCCAAGATGGCTGCCACCAAGGTGCGTACGTCCGTTCTCGAACGGGCTGCAATGAAGGTTCAGGTTAAGGCCGACGAACTTGACCTTTCCGAGGGAAAAATCTTCGTCAAGGCTGAGCCTGGTCGCTTCATGACTGTCGCCGAGGCGATGGGTCCTTCGCGTGGCATTCCCGCCGCCAACATCGTCGCGAACGGTACCTACGAGCCGACGAAATCCTATTCCTTCGCCGCGCATTTTACCGAGGTGCATGTCGATACGGAAACCGGCATCGTCGAGGTCAAGCGCGTCATACCGGTGCACGATATCGGCCGGGTCATCCACCCGATCGCGGCGCAGGGCCAGATCGAGGGCGGCATCCAGCAGGGTATCGGTCACACGCTGACCGAGGACTACGTCATCGACAAGAAGACCGGCCGGTCGCTCAATGCCGGCCTCGTCGACTACAAGATGCCGCTCTCCATGGACATGCCGGACATCGAGACGATCATCCTCGAAGCTGCACCCGATCCGGGCGGCCCCTGGGGCGCCAAGGGTGTCGGCGAGGACCCGATCATCGCCATCGGCCCGGCCATCGCCAACGCCATCCACGACGCCATCGGCGTCCGTTTCCACCACTATCCGATCACTCCGGAAGACATCCTGAAAGCACTGAGGGAGAAGGGCGCATGA
- a CDS encoding GTP-binding protein yields MNMHIEPANKKLPITILTGFLGSGKTTLLNYILTERHGHRIAVIENEFGEVDVDSDLVLASDEEIFQMQNGCICCFVDVRNDLIDVMKKLLSHKDKFDHIIVETSGLADPTPVATAFFVDRSVADEVDLDAIVTLVDAMHIDQHLYDPVLDGSDNQAVNQIVAADRILVNKIDLASEEALGSLETSLRKLNQTAPILRSTYGKVDLSNILGVNGFRPSYVRERAEILDIDMDNDHDTHGHHHHECHDAACDHPDHDHAHHHDHDHGHPPTSALRPHSHDATVKSHSFVYPHSFDGDKLATFLKDYLGERGDDIFRTKGIVSVANDERFFVLQAVHKLVDFRPDHAWGEDTRKSKFVFIGRNLDRDGIDRNLRACLAA; encoded by the coding sequence ATGAACATGCATATCGAACCGGCCAACAAGAAGCTCCCGATCACGATCCTCACCGGCTTCCTGGGATCGGGAAAGACGACGCTGCTCAACTACATCCTCACCGAACGGCACGGCCACCGCATCGCGGTGATCGAGAACGAGTTCGGCGAAGTGGATGTCGACAGCGACCTGGTGCTCGCCTCCGACGAGGAAATCTTCCAGATGCAGAACGGCTGCATCTGCTGCTTCGTCGACGTGCGCAACGACCTCATCGACGTGATGAAAAAGCTGCTCAGCCACAAGGACAAGTTCGACCACATCATCGTCGAGACGTCGGGCCTGGCTGACCCAACCCCCGTCGCCACCGCCTTTTTCGTCGACCGCAGCGTCGCTGACGAGGTCGATCTTGACGCTATCGTCACGCTTGTCGACGCCATGCATATCGACCAGCACCTCTACGATCCGGTGCTCGACGGCAGCGACAACCAGGCGGTCAACCAGATCGTCGCGGCCGACCGCATTCTCGTCAACAAGATCGACCTCGCGTCAGAAGAAGCCCTCGGCTCGCTCGAAACGTCGCTGCGCAAGCTCAACCAGACGGCGCCGATCCTGCGTTCCACCTATGGCAAGGTGGATCTGTCCAACATCCTCGGCGTCAACGGCTTCCGGCCGTCCTATGTGCGCGAGCGGGCAGAAATCCTGGATATCGACATGGATAATGACCACGACACGCATGGCCATCATCACCATGAATGCCACGACGCGGCCTGTGACCACCCGGACCATGACCATGCGCACCATCACGATCATGACCACGGCCACCCGCCCACATCCGCCCTGCGCCCGCACAGCCACGATGCGACGGTAAAATCCCACTCCTTCGTCTATCCGCATTCCTTCGACGGCGACAAGCTTGCCACCTTCCTGAAGGACTATCTCGGCGAGCGCGGCGACGACATCTTCCGCACCAAGGGGATCGTCTCTGTGGCCAATGACGAGCGCTTCTTCGTGCTCCAGGCGGTGCACAAGCTGGTCGATTTTCGCCCGGACCACGCCTGGGGCGAGGACACGCGGAAGTCGAAGTTCGTCTTCATCGGCCGCAATCTCGACCGTGACGGCATAGACCGGAACTTGCGCGCATGCCTTGCGGCCTAG
- a CDS encoding amidohydrolase family protein: protein MIIDLSCYPTDLVDLAWRHDGPPFTGDKLLKMMDGPYYVNGKPRRIDKAFIQPPQGNTIYTHEVMDLEGKAAIRQYMAYTEKMVTEHPDRFLGCFVYNPRYGTQNGAEEIERYAKEFDFKMVQLQANMHAYRPDRALDWLRPALKKCAELGLMVKVHTGDGPYSIPTEFYPIIREFPEVNFILAHFGVQTGGVYVFEPMQMALDTPSVYVESGWCLQSRIVEFAKVLPKHKILFGSDTPPNEPGMWINLLEVLCHEPPQGLNLDEDTLEDYLGNNTARMIGLEPTKPPASVEEAEAYLRQHGVSLAA, encoded by the coding sequence ATGATCATTGACCTAAGCTGCTACCCCACCGATCTGGTGGACCTGGCTTGGCGCCACGACGGACCGCCGTTCACCGGCGACAAGCTTTTGAAGATGATGGACGGCCCGTACTACGTGAACGGCAAGCCGCGCCGCATCGACAAGGCTTTCATCCAGCCGCCGCAGGGCAACACCATCTACACCCATGAAGTCATGGACCTGGAAGGCAAGGCCGCCATCCGTCAGTACATGGCCTATACGGAAAAGATGGTGACGGAGCATCCCGACCGTTTCCTCGGCTGCTTCGTCTACAACCCGCGCTACGGCACGCAGAACGGCGCCGAAGAAATCGAACGCTACGCCAAGGAATTCGATTTCAAGATGGTGCAGCTGCAGGCGAACATGCACGCCTACCGCCCAGACCGCGCGCTCGACTGGCTGCGTCCGGCCCTGAAGAAGTGCGCCGAGCTCGGCCTGATGGTGAAGGTGCACACCGGTGACGGTCCGTACTCGATCCCGACGGAATTCTACCCGATCATCCGCGAGTTCCCGGAAGTGAACTTCATCCTTGCGCATTTCGGCGTGCAGACCGGTGGCGTCTACGTGTTCGAGCCGATGCAGATGGCCCTGGACACGCCGAGCGTCTACGTCGAATCCGGCTGGTGCCTCCAGTCGCGCATTGTCGAATTCGCCAAGGTGCTGCCCAAGCACAAGATCCTCTTCGGCTCCGATACGCCGCCGAACGAGCCGGGCATGTGGATCAATCTTCTCGAAGTCCTCTGCCATGAGCCGCCGCAGGGCCTCAACCTCGATGAGGATACGCTGGAGGATTACCTCGGCAACAACACCGCCCGCATGATCGGTCTCGAGCCGACCAAGCCGCCGGCAAGCGTCGAAGAAGCCGAGGCGTATCTGCGCCAGCACGGCGTCTCGCTCGCCGCGTAA
- a CDS encoding amidohydrolase family protein: MIIDTHLHPTNLVDEAWRHTGSPFTGERMLKLMDGPYMINGKPRRIDMGFIQPPPGNTGYRDGNRKGREGIRDYMAYCAELCQTYPDRFIGNFNYNPRWGPENGAAELEFHVKEYGFKMLKLHANMHGYRPDRALDWLRPAMKKCAELGVVVLIHTGDGPYTIPTMFYPIIREFPMVNFIIGHFGIQTGGNYSFESFWMAMDTPNVYCESGWCFQSRIVEFAQQLPKNKIVFGTDSPPNDPGMWLRELEVLCKDPPHGINLSEDDLEGYLGNNIAKLVGIDPSPPPRDVKDAQARLTDSYAGVDRATGRHLEFA, translated from the coding sequence ATGATTATCGATACCCATCTTCACCCGACGAACCTCGTGGACGAGGCATGGCGTCATACGGGTTCGCCCTTCACCGGCGAGCGCATGCTGAAGCTGATGGACGGCCCCTATATGATCAATGGCAAGCCGCGCCGGATCGACATGGGCTTCATCCAGCCGCCGCCGGGTAACACCGGCTACCGCGACGGCAACCGCAAGGGCCGCGAGGGCATTCGCGACTACATGGCCTATTGCGCCGAGCTGTGCCAGACCTATCCGGACCGCTTCATCGGCAACTTCAACTACAACCCGCGCTGGGGCCCTGAAAACGGCGCGGCGGAGCTGGAATTCCACGTCAAGGAGTACGGCTTCAAGATGCTGAAGCTGCATGCCAACATGCACGGCTACCGCCCCGACCGTGCACTCGACTGGCTGCGCCCGGCGATGAAGAAGTGCGCCGAACTCGGCGTGGTCGTTTTGATCCACACCGGCGACGGTCCGTACACGATCCCGACGATGTTCTACCCGATCATCCGCGAGTTCCCGATGGTCAACTTCATCATCGGCCATTTCGGCATCCAGACGGGCGGCAACTACTCGTTCGAATCCTTCTGGATGGCGATGGATACGCCGAACGTCTACTGCGAATCCGGCTGGTGCTTCCAGTCGCGCATCGTGGAGTTCGCCCAGCAGCTGCCGAAGAACAAGATCGTCTTCGGCACGGACAGCCCACCGAACGATCCGGGCATGTGGCTGCGCGAATTGGAAGTGCTCTGCAAGGACCCGCCGCACGGCATCAACCTCTCCGAGGACGATCTGGAAGGCTATCTCGGCAACAACATCGCCAAGCTCGTCGGCATCGACCCGTCACCACCACCGCGCGACGTGAAGGACGCCCAGGCGCGCCTGACGGATTCCTACGCCGGCGTCGACCGCGCCACCGGCAGGCATCTGGAATTCGCCTGA
- a CDS encoding UbiD family decarboxylase, whose amino-acid sequence MTQYHKQDVRRFLADYKADHPEDVITIDRPVSDDQDATALIWNLAEKGQHPMLHLKDVSGIDSPVICNIFASRDRIARLLGSTAENLHEAYQARSNRPFTPEILESGPITEEIISGDAVDLHALPMLKHFDTDRAKYITSGIIIGEHPETGAGNLSYHRAMIHSKNSLATSLHSRGHLWRLMNMAKEKGEPMPVAMVIGGHPLFMIAASARLAFGEDERDVAGGLMGEPLQVVRTPKYGIRVPAHAEIVLEGVLDPEAHVEEGPFGEFTGYSSDRSTNNLFTVETIMRRRDAILVSVAGGNSAEHLNLGRVPREAEVVEKLKARFPSITAVHYPSSGTHFHAYIAMNQTREGEARQIMLGLLGWDQYLKTVVVVDADVDITRDSEVLWALATHFQPHKDVVIIEGLPGNALDPSASGIGTTSRMGLDATRGPNFHGVRARISDEASARAVALLKSVG is encoded by the coding sequence ATGACCCAGTACCACAAGCAAGACGTCCGCCGCTTCCTGGCCGACTACAAGGCCGACCATCCCGAGGACGTTATCACCATCGACCGGCCGGTCTCGGACGATCAGGACGCCACGGCGCTGATCTGGAACCTTGCGGAGAAGGGCCAGCATCCGATGCTGCATCTCAAGGATGTCAGCGGCATCGACAGTCCGGTGATCTGCAACATCTTTGCCTCGCGTGATCGTATTGCGCGGCTGCTCGGCTCGACGGCGGAAAACCTGCATGAGGCCTATCAGGCCCGCTCCAACCGGCCATTCACGCCGGAGATTCTGGAAAGCGGCCCGATCACCGAGGAAATCATCTCCGGCGACGCTGTCGATCTTCACGCGCTACCGATGCTGAAGCACTTCGATACCGACCGAGCGAAATACATCACCAGCGGCATCATCATCGGCGAGCACCCCGAAACCGGGGCCGGCAATCTCAGCTACCACCGCGCGATGATCCACTCGAAGAATTCGCTGGCCACCTCGCTGCATTCGCGCGGCCATCTCTGGCGCCTGATGAACATGGCGAAGGAGAAGGGCGAGCCGATGCCGGTCGCCATGGTGATCGGCGGCCATCCGCTGTTCATGATCGCTGCCTCCGCCCGCCTAGCCTTCGGCGAGGACGAGCGGGATGTGGCGGGTGGCCTGATGGGCGAGCCCTTGCAGGTCGTGCGCACGCCAAAATATGGCATTCGCGTTCCCGCCCATGCCGAGATCGTGCTCGAGGGCGTGCTGGATCCCGAGGCCCATGTGGAGGAGGGGCCGTTCGGTGAATTCACTGGCTATTCCTCCGACCGCTCGACCAACAACCTCTTCACCGTCGAGACGATCATGCGTCGGCGCGATGCCATCCTCGTCTCCGTGGCGGGTGGCAATTCGGCCGAACACCTGAACCTCGGCCGCGTGCCGCGCGAAGCGGAGGTCGTGGAGAAGCTGAAGGCGCGCTTCCCCTCCATCACCGCCGTGCACTACCCGTCCTCCGGCACCCATTTCCACGCCTACATCGCGATGAACCAAACGCGCGAGGGCGAGGCCCGTCAGATCATGCTCGGCCTGCTCGGCTGGGACCAGTATCTGAAGACCGTCGTCGTGGTGGATGCCGACGTGGACATTACCCGCGACAGCGAGGTGCTCTGGGCGCTCGCCACCCACTTCCAGCCGCATAAGGATGTCGTCATCATCGAGGGCCTGCCGGGGAATGCGCTCGACCCGTCGGCAAGCGGTATCGGCACGACCTCTCGCATGGGCCTCGATGCCACGCGCGGGCCGAATTTCCACGGCGTGCGCGCCCGCATCAGCGATGAGGCTTCGGCCCGCGCTGTAGCCCTTCTCAAAAGCGTGGGATAG
- a CDS encoding UbiX family flavin prenyltransferase, whose translation MTTRPRRMIVGISGASGVVYGKRILEVLRDLEIETHLIMSRAACITLAAEADFTKQDLEALATTTHSNKDIGAVCSSGSYKTLGMIVAPCSVKTMAEIATGTTDNLLSRAADVVLKERRRLVLMLRETPLHLGHIRNMAQVTEMGGIIYPPVPAFYAKPQSLADMVDHTVGRVLDLFDLDPGIVRRWQGTQDGVA comes from the coding sequence ATGACGACGCGGCCAAGACGCATGATTGTCGGCATTTCAGGTGCTTCCGGCGTGGTCTACGGCAAGCGCATCCTCGAAGTGCTGCGCGACCTGGAGATCGAGACGCATCTCATCATGTCTCGCGCCGCCTGCATCACGCTCGCGGCCGAGGCGGATTTTACCAAGCAGGACCTTGAAGCGCTGGCGACGACCACGCATTCCAACAAGGATATCGGCGCGGTCTGTTCCTCCGGCTCCTACAAGACTCTCGGCATGATCGTTGCCCCCTGTTCGGTGAAGACCATGGCGGAAATCGCCACCGGCACGACCGACAACCTGCTGTCGCGCGCCGCCGACGTGGTGCTGAAGGAGCGCCGCCGTCTGGTGCTGATGCTGCGCGAAACGCCGCTCCATCTCGGCCACATCCGCAACATGGCGCAGGTGACGGAAATGGGCGGCATAATCTACCCGCCCGTGCCGGCCTTCTACGCCAAGCCGCAAAGCCTCGCCGACATGGTCGACCACACCGTCGGTCGCGTGCTCGACCTCTTTGATCTGGACCCCGGCATCGTGCGCCGCTGGCAAGGTACGCAAGACGGGGTGGCGTGA
- a CDS encoding XdhC family protein, translating to MAGRIAPEPETLEPRAAFLSDDAIEILAFAAQSMTDGHAVALVTLVEIRGGAARAIGAQMAVCADGRYCGFVSGGCTEAAVAAEAVIALQKGLDRNLCLGEGSPFFDIVLPCGGGITLAIHVLRDTAVLHRALTALQRRIPVCLRYHAGAQALDLEAGEGKAGWDGDAFVRAYRPRERLVLGGTGMEASAVAQIASASGYEVLLLERGQVPTDDQLDRDTAVALLFHDVDRELVLLERVLASRAFYIGALGSRRTHGTRCAALRQRGYCDADLARIKAPIGIFDKARDARTLALSIVADIAQARLHGL from the coding sequence ATGGCCGGCCGCATCGCCCCCGAACCGGAAACGCTGGAGCCTCGCGCCGCCTTCCTTTCGGACGATGCGATCGAGATCCTTGCCTTCGCCGCGCAATCCATGACCGATGGCCATGCAGTGGCCCTCGTCACGCTCGTCGAAATCCGTGGCGGCGCGGCCCGCGCGATCGGCGCGCAGATGGCGGTGTGTGCAGACGGCCGCTATTGCGGTTTCGTTTCCGGTGGTTGTACGGAGGCAGCTGTTGCCGCCGAAGCCGTGATTGCCCTTCAAAAAGGCTTGGACCGCAATCTTTGCCTCGGCGAGGGATCACCTTTCTTCGATATCGTCCTGCCGTGCGGCGGCGGCATCACGCTCGCCATTCACGTTCTTCGTGACACCGCCGTACTGCATCGTGCGCTGACGGCTCTGCAGCGCCGTATCCCCGTGTGCCTGCGCTATCATGCTGGCGCCCAGGCACTTGATCTGGAGGCGGGTGAGGGGAAGGCCGGTTGGGATGGGGATGCTTTCGTCCGCGCCTACCGGCCAAGGGAAAGGCTTGTGCTTGGCGGCACCGGAATGGAAGCCAGTGCGGTGGCGCAGATTGCGTCCGCGTCCGGCTACGAGGTCTTGCTGCTAGAACGAGGCCAGGTGCCAACAGACGACCAATTGGATCGCGATACCGCCGTGGCACTTCTGTTCCACGACGTCGACCGGGAACTGGTATTGCTCGAACGCGTTCTGGCATCGAGGGCTTTCTACATCGGCGCACTCGGAAGCCGCCGCACGCACGGGACGCGCTGCGCAGCCTTGCGGCAGCGTGGTTACTGTGACGCCGACCTCGCCCGGATAAAGGCCCCCATCGGAATCTTCGACAAGGCGAGGGATGCACGCACGCTCGCCCTCTCGATCGTCGCCGATATTGCACAGGCGCGGTTGCACGGTCTCTGA
- a CDS encoding M10 family metallopeptidase yields MTGTSKTIKTITATGTSVDGLFSGYAWSGPITYAFPTTSDDYTYTGEPTNNFGTISTQQQTAARFALDAAAGTSANDGFSVEGFTAVNISVGSTATSTLRFAETDGSGTAHAYYPTTADVGGDVWFGRAFNYRSPVAGNYAWATMLHEIGHALGLKHGHEVEDGFPALPASKDSMEYSIMTYRSNIGGPTDGYMNEEFGYAQSYMMYDIAALQRMYGADFTTNAGATVYKWNPNSGDTLVNGKVAIDAGGNRIFATIWDGGGNDTYDLSSYKTALSVDLRPGYHSKFSDVQLALLNFDTDAFARGNIFNALLFKGDLRSLIENAKGGSGNDAIRGNQAANVLQGNNGNDVLYGFDGNDKLYGGAGRDVLSGGNGNDALTGGAGADKLIGGSGVDTASYADAIASVRASLANPSINTGDAGGDTYSSIENLLGSAFNDRLIGNSGINKIAGGKGNDTLTGGGGADAFYFATGYGRDIISDFQNNVDDIDLSSYNFSSISSVLSKSTQVGADVQIKLASTDIIVLSNFKLSDLNASDFIL; encoded by the coding sequence GTGACAGGTACAAGTAAAACCATCAAAACCATAACGGCAACCGGAACGTCGGTCGATGGGCTGTTTTCTGGCTACGCCTGGTCCGGTCCGATCACCTATGCGTTTCCCACGACATCGGACGATTACACCTATACGGGCGAGCCCACGAACAATTTCGGCACGATTTCGACCCAACAGCAGACGGCAGCGCGCTTTGCGCTGGACGCGGCTGCGGGTACTTCCGCGAATGATGGGTTCTCCGTCGAGGGCTTCACCGCCGTAAACATTTCGGTGGGGTCGACCGCAACCTCGACGCTCCGCTTTGCCGAGACGGATGGTTCAGGAACGGCTCATGCCTATTACCCGACCACGGCAGATGTCGGTGGCGATGTCTGGTTCGGTCGTGCCTTCAATTACCGCTCACCTGTCGCTGGCAACTACGCCTGGGCGACCATGCTGCACGAGATCGGCCATGCACTCGGCCTGAAACACGGACACGAAGTGGAAGACGGCTTCCCGGCATTACCCGCCTCGAAGGACTCGATGGAATATTCCATCATGACCTATCGCTCCAACATCGGCGGCCCGACCGATGGCTACATGAACGAAGAATTCGGCTACGCACAAAGCTACATGATGTACGACATCGCCGCGCTGCAGCGAATGTATGGCGCCGACTTCACAACAAATGCCGGTGCAACAGTCTACAAGTGGAATCCAAATAGCGGCGATACCTTGGTCAACGGCAAGGTTGCCATCGATGCCGGCGGCAATCGCATTTTCGCAACAATCTGGGACGGCGGCGGCAACGATACCTATGACCTTTCGTCCTATAAGACGGCCCTCTCGGTCGATCTGCGCCCTGGCTACCATTCCAAGTTCAGCGACGTGCAACTTGCGTTGTTGAACTTCGACACGGATGCTTTTGCCCGTGGCAACATCTTCAACGCACTTCTGTTCAAGGGCGATCTGCGATCCCTTATCGAAAATGCGAAAGGCGGCAGCGGTAACGACGCGATTCGCGGCAATCAGGCGGCCAACGTACTGCAGGGCAACAACGGCAACGACGTCCTTTATGGCTTCGACGGCAATGACAAGCTCTATGGTGGAGCGGGCCGCGACGTGCTCTCCGGCGGCAACGGAAACGACGCGCTGACTGGTGGTGCAGGTGCTGACAAGCTGATTGGCGGCAGCGGAGTGGACACGGCCTCCTATGCCGACGCGATAGCATCCGTGCGGGCCAGCCTAGCGAATCCGTCAATCAATACTGGGGATGCGGGAGGAGACACCTATTCGTCCATCGAAAATCTGTTGGGCAGCGCCTTCAACGACAGGTTGATCGGCAACAGCGGCATCAACAAGATTGCCGGCGGCAAAGGCAACGATACGCTGACCGGCGGCGGCGGCGCCGATGCCTTCTATTTTGCCACGGGCTATGGCAGGGACATAATTTCCGACTTCCAGAACAACGTCGATGATATCGATTTGAGTTCGTACAACTTCTCATCGATCAGCTCGGTCCTGAGCAAATCTACTCAGGTCGGCGCTGACGTGCAAATCAAACTCGCCAGCACGGACATTATCGTTCTCAGTAACTTCAAGTTGAGCGACCTCAACGCGAGTGACTTTATCCTCTAG